A part of Pseudomonas sp. HR96 genomic DNA contains:
- the cyoC gene encoding cytochrome o ubiquinol oxidase subunit III, which yields MSNAILNSEVAHEHEHGHDDHHDAGGMTVFGFWIYLMTDCILFASIFAGYAVLVDNVAGGVSGKDIFELPYVLVETALLLFSSITYGFAMLALHAGKKNAVMGWLAITFLFGAGFIGMEINEFHLLISEGHGPQTSGFLTGFFTLVGTHGLHVTSGLIWMAVLIAQVNKNGLTATNNTRMSCLSLFWHFLDVVWICVFTVVYLMGKI from the coding sequence ATGTCCAACGCTATTCTTAATTCGGAAGTGGCTCACGAGCACGAGCACGGTCATGATGACCACCATGACGCCGGGGGCATGACTGTCTTCGGTTTCTGGATCTACCTGATGACCGACTGCATCCTGTTTGCGTCGATCTTCGCGGGTTATGCCGTACTGGTGGACAACGTGGCGGGCGGGGTGTCCGGCAAGGACATCTTCGAGCTGCCTTACGTACTGGTTGAAACGGCGCTGCTGCTGTTCAGCTCGATCACCTACGGCTTCGCCATGCTGGCCCTGCACGCTGGCAAGAAGAACGCGGTGATGGGCTGGCTGGCCATTACCTTCCTGTTCGGCGCCGGCTTCATCGGCATGGAGATCAACGAGTTCCATCTGTTGATCTCCGAGGGCCACGGCCCGCAGACCAGCGGTTTCCTGACCGGCTTCTTCACCCTGGTGGGTACCCACGGTCTGCACGTGACCAGCGGTCTGATCTGGATGGCCGTGCTGATTGCTCAGGTCAACAAGAATGGCCTGACCGCGACCAACAACACGCGCATGAGCTGCCTGAGCCTGTTCTGGCACTTCCTGGACGTGGTCTGGATCTGCGTGTTCACCGTTGTCTACCTGATGGGGAAGATTTAA
- the cyoD gene encoding cytochrome o ubiquinol oxidase subunit IV: MANAHTSAAGSSHGSYKSYMIGFILSVILTAIPFGLVMFPSMSREATLWIVVIFAVIQVLVHLVYFLHLDRTSEQRWNVIAFVFSALIIAFLVGLSLWIMFSIHHFMMAK; this comes from the coding sequence ATGGCAAATGCTCACACTTCTGCCGCAGGTAGCAGCCACGGCAGTTACAAGTCCTACATGATCGGTTTCATCCTGTCGGTGATCCTGACCGCCATACCGTTCGGCCTGGTGATGTTCCCATCCATGTCGCGAGAGGCCACCCTGTGGATCGTAGTGATCTTCGCAGTGATCCAGGTGCTGGTGCACCTGGTGTACTTCCTGCACCTGGATCGCACCTCCGAGCAACGCTGGAACGTGATCGCCTTCGTCTTCTCGGCGTTGATCATCGCGTTCCTGGTGGGCCTGTCGCTTTGGATCATGTTCAGCATCCATCACTTCATGATGGCGAAGTAG
- the cyoB gene encoding cytochrome o ubiquinol oxidase subunit I: MFGKLSLEAIPFHEPIVMVTLAVVAVLGAAVLGLITYHKKWLYLWTEWLTSVDHKKIGVMYILVAVVMLIRGFADAIMMRSQLAVATGGSTGFLPPEHYDQIFTAHGVIMIIFMAMPFMIGLMNIVVPLQIGARDVAFPFLNSVSFWLFVVGVLLVNISLGVGEFAKTGWVAYPPLAGLQYSPGVGVDYYIWSLQISGLGTLLTGVNFIVTILKMRAPGMTLMKMPVFTWNCLCTAVLIAASFPILTAVLFMLTLDRYLGFHFFTNELGGNPMMYVNLFWAWGHPEVYILILPAFGVFSEVTSTFAKKRLFGYVSLVWATIAITVLSFVVWLHHFFTMGSGANVNAFFGIMTMVIAIPTGVKIFTWLFTLYRGRIEFTVPMLWTLGFIVTFSIGGMTGVLLAVPGADFVLHNSLFLIAHFHNVIIGGAVFGYLAGFSFWFPKAFGFKLNERLGKYSFWCWLIGFYLAFMPLYALGFMGMTRRLNHTDNPEWTPWLLAAWVGALFVAAGIFFQLLQLYVSIRDRAKNPDVSGDPWDGRTLEWSTSSPPPFYNFAEQPVVSDLDAYWGMKERGDATTRKADYKQIHMPRNTGMGVIMGFFALILGFAMIWHIWWAAAIGLAGMVITLIVRSYDDDIDYYVPAEEVARIEGEHQAKLANAARLNSSVGKA; this comes from the coding sequence ATGTTCGGTAAATTAAGTCTGGAAGCGATACCCTTCCACGAACCGATCGTGATGGTGACGCTTGCCGTCGTCGCGGTCCTCGGGGCAGCGGTACTCGGTCTGATCACCTATCACAAGAAGTGGCTGTACCTCTGGACCGAATGGTTGACCAGCGTCGACCACAAGAAAATCGGCGTGATGTACATCCTGGTTGCCGTGGTCATGCTGATCCGCGGCTTCGCCGACGCCATCATGATGCGCTCGCAACTGGCCGTGGCCACGGGCGGTTCCACCGGCTTCCTGCCGCCGGAACACTATGACCAGATCTTCACCGCTCACGGTGTGATCATGATCATCTTCATGGCCATGCCTTTCATGATCGGCCTGATGAACATCGTCGTTCCGCTGCAGATCGGTGCGCGCGACGTTGCCTTCCCGTTCCTGAACTCGGTCAGCTTCTGGCTGTTCGTGGTCGGCGTGCTGCTGGTCAACATCTCCCTGGGTGTCGGCGAGTTCGCCAAGACCGGCTGGGTCGCTTATCCACCATTGGCGGGGTTGCAATACAGTCCTGGCGTAGGCGTCGACTACTACATCTGGTCGCTGCAGATTTCCGGCCTGGGTACCTTGCTGACCGGCGTGAACTTCATCGTCACCATTCTGAAGATGCGTGCCCCTGGCATGACCCTGATGAAGATGCCGGTGTTCACCTGGAACTGCCTGTGCACCGCTGTACTGATCGCGGCCTCGTTCCCGATCCTGACCGCTGTACTGTTCATGCTGACGCTCGACCGCTACCTGGGTTTCCACTTCTTCACCAACGAGCTTGGTGGCAACCCGATGATGTACGTCAACCTGTTCTGGGCATGGGGCCACCCTGAGGTTTACATCCTGATCCTGCCGGCGTTCGGCGTGTTCTCGGAAGTCACCTCGACCTTCGCCAAGAAGCGTCTGTTCGGCTACGTCTCGCTGGTATGGGCAACCATCGCCATCACCGTACTGTCGTTCGTGGTATGGCTGCACCACTTCTTCACCATGGGTTCGGGTGCCAACGTCAACGCCTTCTTCGGCATCATGACGATGGTGATCGCGATTCCGACCGGTGTGAAGATCTTCACCTGGCTGTTCACCCTGTATCGCGGCCGTATCGAGTTCACCGTGCCGATGCTGTGGACCCTGGGCTTCATCGTGACCTTCAGCATCGGCGGCATGACCGGCGTACTGCTGGCGGTACCGGGCGCCGACTTCGTGCTGCACAACAGCCTGTTCCTGATCGCGCACTTCCATAACGTGATCATCGGTGGTGCGGTATTCGGTTACCTGGCAGGCTTCAGCTTCTGGTTCCCGAAAGCCTTCGGCTTCAAGCTCAACGAGCGTCTGGGCAAGTACTCCTTCTGGTGCTGGCTGATCGGCTTCTACCTGGCCTTCATGCCGCTGTACGCACTGGGCTTCATGGGCATGACTCGCCGCCTGAACCACACCGACAACCCGGAGTGGACCCCATGGCTGCTGGCCGCCTGGGTCGGTGCGCTGTTCGTCGCCGCCGGTATCTTCTTCCAGCTGCTGCAACTGTACGTCTCGATCCGCGACCGTGCGAAGAACCCGGACGTTTCGGGCGACCCATGGGATGGCCGTACCCTGGAATGGTCGACCTCGTCGCCACCCCCATTCTACAACTTCGCCGAGCAACCTGTGGTTTCCGACCTGGACGCCTACTGGGGCATGAAAGAACGTGGTGATGCCACGACCAGGAAGGCCGATTACAAGCAGATCCACATGCCACGCAACACCGGCATGGGTGTGATCATGGGCTTCTTCGCCCTGATCCTGGGCTTCGCGATGATCTGGCACATCTGGTGGGCAGCTGCCATCGGCCTGGCCGGCATGGTCATCACTCTGATCGTCCGCAGCTATGACGACGACATCGATTACTACGTGCCGGCTGAAGAAGTGGCGCGAATCGAAGGCGAACATCAGGCTAAATTGGCGAACGCCGCACGTCTGAACTCCTCGGTGGGGAAGGCTTAA
- a CDS encoding disulfide bond formation protein B, whose product MANDTVQLAREKRFLVLLGIICLAMIGGALYMQIVLEEMPCPLCILQRYGLLLIAVFAFAGAAMRSRAGLTVCEGLVVLSALGGMVAAGQHAYVLAHPTESCGVDVLQPIVDGLPLANLLPSVFSVQGFCTTAYPPVLGLSLAQWALVAFALTAVLVPLGVWRNRRSSSRRGSY is encoded by the coding sequence ATGGCCAACGACACCGTGCAACTGGCGCGTGAAAAGCGTTTCCTGGTCCTGCTGGGCATTATCTGCCTGGCGATGATCGGCGGCGCACTTTATATGCAGATCGTGCTCGAAGAAATGCCGTGCCCGTTATGTATCCTGCAACGTTACGGCCTGCTGCTGATTGCCGTGTTCGCCTTCGCCGGCGCCGCCATGCGCAGCCGCGCGGGCCTGACGGTGTGTGAGGGGTTGGTGGTGCTCAGCGCCCTGGGCGGCATGGTCGCGGCCGGCCAGCACGCCTATGTGCTGGCCCATCCTACCGAAAGCTGTGGGGTCGACGTGCTGCAGCCGATTGTCGATGGACTGCCACTGGCCAACCTGTTGCCGTCGGTGTTTTCGGTGCAGGGTTTCTGCACCACGGCCTATCCACCCGTGCTCGGCCTGTCGCTGGCGCAATGGGCGCTTGTGGCGTTCGCCCTGACTGCGGTACTGGTGCCGCTGGGCGTCTGGCGCAACCGTCGTTCATCGTCGCGGCGGGGGTCATATTGA
- a CDS encoding TPM domain-containing protein, protein MPVKAAALLRWPALLLGLCLFASALLAQAEPQFPALTGRVVDAAGLLDASTRAQLTQTLEAQEQASGQQIVVVTVPNLQGNAIEDYGYQLGRAWGIGQKGKDNGALLLVAKDERKVRIEVGYGLEGQLTDAQSSIIINNVIIPAFRQGDYAGGVRSGVAAMIQVLGGNPLAQPRQQAAQHGRGQEHLPWPAFLLLIVFVLVMVLRGGGGGRGGGGGSVLTGAVLGSVLGGGRGSGGGLGSGSGGFGGGGGSFGGGGASGGW, encoded by the coding sequence ATTCCAGTGAAAGCCGCTGCCCTGCTCCGCTGGCCGGCACTGCTGCTCGGCTTGTGCCTGTTCGCCAGCGCCCTGCTGGCCCAGGCCGAACCGCAGTTTCCGGCGCTGACCGGGCGTGTGGTCGACGCGGCCGGGCTGCTCGACGCCAGCACCCGCGCGCAACTCACGCAGACCCTCGAAGCCCAGGAACAAGCCAGCGGCCAGCAGATCGTGGTGGTGACAGTGCCCAACCTGCAGGGCAATGCCATCGAGGACTACGGCTACCAGCTGGGCCGTGCCTGGGGCATTGGCCAGAAGGGCAAGGACAACGGTGCCCTGCTGCTGGTGGCCAAGGACGAACGCAAGGTGCGCATCGAAGTCGGCTACGGGCTTGAGGGCCAGCTGACCGACGCGCAATCGTCGATCATCATCAACAACGTGATCATCCCCGCGTTTCGCCAGGGCGATTATGCCGGTGGCGTTCGCAGCGGTGTCGCCGCCATGATCCAGGTACTGGGCGGCAACCCACTGGCCCAACCACGCCAGCAGGCTGCGCAACATGGCCGGGGTCAGGAACACCTGCCATGGCCGGCATTCCTCCTGCTGATCGTCTTCGTGCTGGTGATGGTCCTGCGCGGCGGTGGTGGTGGACGTGGTGGGGGTGGCGGCTCGGTGCTGACCGGCGCGGTGCTCGGCAGCGTGCTGGGCGGCGGCCGGGGTTCGGGCGGCGGCCTGGGCTCGGGTTCGGGAGGCTTCGGCGGCGGCGGTGGCAGTTTCGGCGGCGGCGGAGCCTCGGGCGGTTGGTAA
- a CDS encoding chemotaxis protein, with amino-acid sequence MSRNARADSLSLLLFTLRSGKLMAINLLKVSEIIPCPPLTRLPESHPHVKGVATLRGEALSVIDLSRAIGEQPLLAPEAGCLIVTDVSRSKQGLHVQAVSKIIHCLTTDIRPPPYASGVKSFITGVTQVDGTLVQVLDIEKVIHGIAPARITAPPKGLPAEHAQLLAGARILVVDDSQVALQQSILTLRNLGLECHTAKSAREAIDVLLELQGTAAQINILVSDIEMSEMDGFALTRTLRETPDYQELYILLHTSLDSTMNAQKARDAGANAVLTKFSSPELTECLVTAARAVAGS; translated from the coding sequence ATGTCCAGGAACGCCCGTGCCGATTCGCTCTCCTTGCTGCTGTTCACCCTGCGCAGCGGCAAGCTGATGGCAATCAATCTGCTCAAGGTCAGCGAGATCATTCCCTGCCCTCCCCTTACCCGGTTGCCCGAGTCGCATCCCCATGTCAAAGGTGTTGCCACCCTGCGCGGCGAAGCCCTCTCGGTCATCGACCTTAGCCGCGCCATCGGTGAACAGCCGTTGCTGGCGCCCGAGGCCGGCTGCCTGATCGTCACCGATGTCAGCCGCTCCAAGCAGGGCCTGCATGTGCAGGCGGTGAGCAAGATCATCCACTGCCTGACCACCGACATTCGCCCGCCGCCCTACGCCTCGGGGGTGAAATCCTTCATCACCGGTGTCACCCAGGTCGATGGCACTCTGGTGCAGGTGCTCGACATCGAGAAGGTCATCCACGGTATCGCCCCGGCACGCATCACCGCGCCGCCCAAGGGACTGCCAGCCGAACATGCGCAGCTGCTGGCCGGCGCGCGGATCCTGGTGGTGGACGATAGCCAGGTGGCGTTGCAACAGTCGATCCTGACCTTGCGCAACCTGGGGCTTGAATGCCACACCGCCAAGAGCGCCAGGGAGGCCATCGATGTGCTGCTCGAACTACAGGGCACTGCGGCGCAGATCAACATTTTGGTGTCGGACATCGAGATGTCGGAAATGGACGGCTTCGCCTTGACCCGTACCCTGCGCGAAACGCCGGATTATCAGGAGCTTTACATCCTGCTGCACACTTCGCTGGACAGCACCATGAACGCCCAGAAAGCCAGGGACGCCGGTGCCAATGCCGTGCTGACCAAGTTCTCCTCGCCGGAGTTGACCGAGTGCCTGGTCACTGCCGCGCGCGCCGTCGCTGGCAGCTGA
- the cyoA gene encoding ubiquinol oxidase subunit II, protein MSKKRYPRLFGILPFLGMLFLGGCNWTLLDPKGQVGIDERNLIYISFALMLLVVIPVIVMAFVFAWKYRASNKDATYTPEWAHSTKIEMVVWGVPLLIIIALGYVTYVSTHHLDPYRPLDSDVKPVTIQVVALDWKWLFIYPEQGIATVNKIVFPANTPVNFQITSDSVMNSFFIPALGGQIYAMAGMQTKLHLIANENGEFDGISANYSGAGFTGMKFKAVATSQADFDAWVSEVKGAPKQLDSAEYAALAKPSEKNPVELYSSYQPNLFQVILDKYEGMKPGKGMNHEEKGMASMEGMDMGKHSAAGAEE, encoded by the coding sequence ATGAGTAAAAAGCGTTACCCCAGACTGTTTGGCATACTGCCCTTTTTAGGCATGCTTTTTCTCGGTGGGTGCAATTGGACCCTGCTCGACCCGAAAGGGCAGGTGGGCATCGACGAGAGAAACCTGATCTATATTTCGTTCGCGCTGATGTTGCTGGTGGTGATCCCCGTGATCGTCATGGCGTTCGTCTTCGCCTGGAAATATCGTGCCTCCAACAAGGACGCCACCTACACGCCTGAGTGGGCCCACTCCACCAAGATCGAAATGGTCGTCTGGGGCGTGCCTCTGCTCATCATCATTGCGCTGGGCTACGTGACCTACGTCTCCACCCACCACCTTGATCCGTACCGCCCACTGGATTCCGACGTCAAGCCGGTCACCATCCAGGTCGTGGCGCTCGACTGGAAATGGCTGTTCATCTACCCGGAACAGGGCATCGCCACCGTCAACAAGATCGTTTTCCCGGCGAACACTCCGGTCAACTTCCAGATCACTTCCGACTCGGTGATGAACTCGTTCTTCATCCCGGCCCTCGGCGGCCAGATCTACGCGATGGCCGGCATGCAAACCAAGCTGCACCTGATCGCCAACGAAAATGGCGAGTTCGACGGTATTTCCGCGAACTACAGCGGCGCGGGTTTCACCGGCATGAAGTTCAAAGCAGTCGCCACCTCCCAGGCCGATTTCGACGCCTGGGTCAGCGAAGTCAAAGGTGCACCTAAACAGCTGGATTCGGCTGAATACGCTGCCCTGGCCAAACCAAGCGAGAAGAACCCTGTCGAGCTCTACTCTTCGTACCAGCCCAACCTGTTCCAGGTCATCCTCGATAAATACGAAGGCATGAAACCGGGCAAGGGCATGAACCACGAAGAAAAAGGCATGGCCTCGATGGAAGGGATGGACATGGGTAAGCATTCAGCTGCTGGGGCAGAGGAGTAA
- the alaC gene encoding alanine transaminase, producing the protein MADSSRSPRRFARIDRLPPYVFNITAELKMAARRRGEDIIDLSMGNPDGATPPHIVEKLVSVAQREDTHGYSTSRGIPRLRRAISRWYADRYNVEIDPESEAIVTIGSKEGLAHLMLATLDQGDTVLVPNPSYPIHIYGAVIAGAQVRSVPLVPGVDFFAELERAIRESIPKPKMMILGFPSNPTAQCVELDFFERVVALAKRYDVLVVHDLAYADIVYDGWKAPSIMQVPGAKDIAVEFFTLSKSYNMAGWRIGFMVGNPELVNALARIKSYHDYGTFTPLQVAAIAALEGDQQCVLDIAEQYRQRRNVLVKGLHELGWMVENPKASMYVWAKIPEAYAHLGSLEFAKKLLAEAKVCVSPGIGFGEYGDDHVRFALIENQDRIRQAVRGIRQMLRADGFDTGLKPKKAAKPV; encoded by the coding sequence ATGGCTGACAGCTCCCGTTCGCCGCGCCGTTTTGCGCGCATTGATCGTCTCCCCCCCTATGTATTCAACATCACTGCCGAGCTGAAGATGGCCGCGCGCCGTCGTGGCGAGGACATCATCGACCTGAGCATGGGCAACCCCGACGGGGCCACGCCGCCGCACATCGTCGAGAAACTGGTCAGCGTGGCCCAGCGTGAAGACACCCACGGCTACTCGACTTCGCGTGGCATTCCGCGCCTGCGCCGGGCGATCTCGCGCTGGTACGCCGACCGCTATAACGTCGAGATCGATCCGGAAAGCGAAGCCATCGTCACCATCGGCTCCAAGGAAGGCTTGGCGCACCTGATGCTGGCCACCCTGGACCAGGGCGACACCGTGCTGGTGCCCAACCCCAGTTACCCGATTCACATCTACGGCGCGGTGATCGCCGGAGCTCAGGTGCGCTCGGTGCCACTGGTGCCCGGCGTGGACTTCTTCGCCGAGCTGGAGCGGGCCATTCGCGAGTCGATCCCTAAACCGAAGATGATGATCCTCGGCTTTCCCTCCAACCCCACCGCACAGTGCGTGGAGCTGGATTTCTTCGAGCGCGTGGTAGCCCTGGCCAAGCGCTATGACGTGCTGGTAGTACACGACCTGGCCTACGCCGACATCGTCTACGACGGTTGGAAAGCCCCGTCGATCATGCAGGTGCCCGGCGCCAAGGACATCGCGGTGGAATTCTTCACCCTGTCCAAGAGCTACAACATGGCCGGCTGGCGCATCGGCTTCATGGTGGGCAACCCGGAGCTGGTCAACGCCCTGGCACGCATCAAGAGCTACCACGACTACGGCACCTTCACCCCGTTGCAGGTGGCTGCCATCGCGGCCCTGGAAGGCGACCAGCAGTGCGTGCTGGACATCGCCGAGCAGTACCGCCAGCGCCGCAACGTGCTGGTCAAGGGGCTGCACGAGCTGGGCTGGATGGTCGAGAACCCCAAGGCGTCGATGTACGTCTGGGCCAAGATCCCCGAGGCCTATGCCCACTTGGGCTCGCTGGAGTTCGCCAAGAAGTTGCTGGCCGAGGCGAAGGTCTGCGTGTCGCCCGGCATCGGGTTCGGCGAGTACGGCGACGATCATGTGCGCTTCGCCCTGATCGAGAACCAGGACCGCATCCGCCAGGCCGTGCGCGGCATTCGCCAGATGTTGCGCGCCGATGGTTTCGACACCGGCCTGAAGCCGAAAAAAGCCGCCAAGCCGGTCTGA
- a CDS encoding TPM domain-containing protein → MTLLSEDAQRQVAEAIAEVERHTDAELVTVLAPRADDYTYIPLLWAGLTALLVPGIVNYYPGWLNAHELLASQWATFIVLGLLFRIPAITTRLVPRHVRHWRAANLARRQFLERQLHHTQGGTGVLIFVSEAERYVEIIVDHGISSRIGNDTWAAIVSDFTASVGQGRTLQGFLKCIADCGVHLQQHVPLTQARNELPDRLIILP, encoded by the coding sequence ATGACCCTGCTCAGCGAAGACGCCCAACGCCAGGTGGCCGAGGCCATCGCCGAGGTCGAGCGACATACCGACGCCGAGCTGGTGACGGTGCTGGCGCCACGCGCCGATGACTACACCTACATTCCGTTGCTCTGGGCCGGGCTGACCGCCCTGCTGGTGCCGGGTATCGTCAACTACTACCCGGGCTGGCTCAATGCCCATGAGTTGCTGGCCAGCCAGTGGGCGACCTTCATCGTGCTCGGGCTGCTGTTTCGCATCCCCGCCATCACCACGCGCCTGGTGCCGCGCCATGTGCGCCACTGGCGCGCGGCCAACCTGGCCCGGCGACAGTTTCTCGAACGCCAGCTGCACCACACCCAAGGCGGCACGGGCGTGCTGATCTTCGTTTCAGAAGCCGAGCGCTATGTGGAGATCATCGTTGACCATGGTATCTCCAGCCGCATTGGCAACGACACCTGGGCGGCCATCGTCAGCGACTTCACGGCCTCGGTCGGCCAGGGCCGGACCCTGCAAGGCTTCCTCAAGTGCATCGCCGACTGCGGCGTGCATCTTCAGCAACATGTGCCCCTCACCCAGGCGCGCAACGAATTGCCCGACCGCTTGATCATCCTGCCCTGA
- a CDS encoding EAL domain-containing response regulator: MPICRVLIVEDHPFQRYCLLSQFNQIADVSVEAVADGCIALDRLRQSHYDLVISDLMMPNMDGVQLIQELALLAHKPALALMSTLPERVLLSASQVARFAGFKVLALLCKPLGVEALRALIEQVPDAHAAASDAEPWVHTPDRRSLVMALRRGQMRAWFQPKQCLRRRRIVAAEALARWEHPELGVLLPAQFLPAMIQHNLESGLLSTVIKQTVQAQSRWRRHGHQVKVSINLPTHLLDDGHLADRLLKQVKAQGGEAQDIGFELLENSTVRNEGNYYANACRLRFKGFGLAQDDFGSGYSSYFNLASTPYNELKIDRSLITGCLENHCLASTVGSIVALGRKLGMTVVAEGVETDREMAFLERVECHQVQGFLISPAVPWRQFEQLLVAQDHGG; the protein is encoded by the coding sequence ATGCCGATTTGCCGGGTGTTGATCGTTGAAGATCACCCGTTCCAGCGCTATTGCCTGTTGAGCCAGTTCAATCAGATCGCCGACGTCAGCGTCGAAGCGGTGGCGGACGGCTGCATCGCCCTGGATCGCCTGCGCCAAAGCCATTACGACCTGGTCATCAGTGACCTGATGATGCCCAACATGGACGGCGTCCAGCTGATTCAGGAACTCGCCCTGCTGGCCCACAAGCCGGCGCTGGCGCTGATGAGCACCCTGCCCGAACGGGTGCTGCTGAGTGCCAGCCAGGTGGCACGCTTTGCCGGCTTCAAGGTCCTCGCCCTGCTCTGCAAGCCGCTGGGCGTGGAAGCATTACGGGCCCTGATCGAACAGGTGCCCGACGCCCATGCTGCCGCCAGCGACGCCGAACCCTGGGTGCACACCCCCGACCGGCGCAGCCTGGTCATGGCCCTGCGCCGCGGGCAGATGCGTGCCTGGTTCCAGCCCAAGCAGTGCCTGCGCCGCCGGCGCATCGTCGCCGCCGAGGCGCTCGCACGCTGGGAACATCCCGAGCTGGGTGTGCTGCTGCCGGCGCAGTTCCTCCCGGCAATGATCCAGCACAACCTCGAAAGCGGGCTGCTCAGCACCGTGATCAAGCAGACGGTGCAAGCCCAAAGCCGCTGGCGTCGGCACGGCCACCAGGTCAAGGTCAGCATCAACCTGCCGACCCATCTGCTGGACGACGGCCATCTGGCCGATCGCCTGCTCAAGCAGGTCAAGGCACAAGGTGGCGAGGCCCAGGACATCGGCTTTGAACTGCTGGAAAACTCCACAGTACGCAACGAGGGCAACTACTACGCCAATGCCTGCCGCTTGCGCTTCAAGGGCTTCGGTCTGGCCCAGGACGATTTTGGCAGCGGCTACAGCTCGTATTTCAACCTGGCGTCGACGCCCTACAACGAGCTGAAGATCGACCGTTCGCTGATCACCGGGTGCCTGGAAAACCATTGCCTGGCCTCGACCGTGGGCAGCATTGTGGCGTTGGGGCGCAAGTTGGGCATGACCGTGGTGGCCGAAGGGGTCGAGACCGACCGAGAGATGGCATTCCTCGAACGCGTGGAATGCCATCAGGTGCAGGGCTTTCTGATTTCACCCGCCGTGCCCTGGCGCCAGTTCGAGCAGTTGCTCGTAGCGCAGGACCACGGCGGCTGA
- the cyoE gene encoding heme o synthase — translation MSVKHFIQITKPGIIFGNVLSVAGGFFLASQGTVNYLLFLATVIGTSLVVASGCAFNNCIDRDIDVKMERTKNRALVQGLISTKVALAYATLLGVAGLAMLYRMANPIAALFGLIGFVIYVGFYSLYLKRKSVHGTLVGSLSGAMPPVIGYVAVSGHFDLAALTLLVMFSLWQMPHSYAIAIFRFNDYLAASIPVLPVKRGIVVAKKHILLYILAFVLATLMLTIGGYAGMSYLAVAAAMGMYWLHMAWTGYKAVDDKVWARKLFVFSIFTITALSVMMSLDFKVPSELLLTYAH, via the coding sequence ATGTCCGTAAAGCACTTTATCCAAATCACCAAACCGGGGATCATTTTCGGTAACGTGCTTTCTGTGGCAGGCGGCTTCTTTCTGGCCTCGCAAGGAACAGTGAACTACCTGCTGTTCCTGGCTACAGTGATTGGCACTTCATTGGTGGTGGCGTCCGGTTGTGCATTCAATAACTGCATCGACCGCGACATCGACGTGAAAATGGAGCGTACCAAGAACCGTGCACTGGTCCAGGGCCTGATCTCCACCAAGGTCGCCCTGGCCTATGCCACGCTGTTGGGCGTTGCCGGCCTCGCGATGCTGTACAGGATGGCCAACCCGATTGCGGCGCTGTTCGGCCTGATCGGTTTCGTGATCTACGTGGGTTTCTACAGCCTGTACCTCAAGCGCAAGTCAGTGCATGGCACTCTGGTTGGCAGTCTCTCCGGAGCCATGCCACCGGTGATTGGTTATGTAGCCGTCAGCGGTCACTTCGACCTGGCGGCCCTGACCCTGCTGGTGATGTTCAGCCTGTGGCAGATGCCGCACTCGTACGCGATTGCGATCTTCCGCTTCAACGACTACCTCGCAGCTTCCATTCCGGTGCTGCCGGTCAAGCGCGGTATCGTCGTGGCGAAGAAACACATCCTGCTCTACATCCTGGCCTTCGTGCTGGCGACCCTGATGTTGACCATCGGTGGCTACGCCGGCATGAGTTATCTGGCGGTGGCGGCAGCGATGGGCATGTACTGGCTGCACATGGCGTGGACCGGCTACAAGGCGGTCGACGACAAGGTCTGGGCACGCAAGCTGTTCGTGTTCTCGATCTTCACCATCACCGCGCTCAGCGTGATGATGTCGCTGGACTTCAAGGTGCCGAGCGAGCTGCTGCTCACCTACGCACATTGA
- a CDS encoding type II toxin-antitoxin system YoeB family toxin, translated as MFVQRFQSEQSDEHRLIYTIENGALQIVQCRYHY; from the coding sequence ATGTTTGTCCAGAGGTTTCAATCGGAGCAAAGCGACGAACATCGCCTGATTTACACCATTGAAAATGGGGCATTGCAAATAGTGCAGTGCCGATACCATTACTGA